In Mycolicibacterium phocaicum, one DNA window encodes the following:
- a CDS encoding nitrate reductase subunit alpha: protein MAGDALLRLSKYFHRGEISGDQRTIHKVGGRSADDFYRDRWAHDKVVRSTHGVNCTGSCSWKIYVKDGVITWESQQTDYPSIGADKPEYEPRGCPRGASFSWYTYSPARVRYPYVRGLLLDYYREAKERLNDPVLAWADVVEDPVKAKAYKSARGRGGFVRAEWWEAAEIAAAAHVYTVKTYGPDRVAGFSPIPAMSMVSHAVGARFISLMGGSMLSFYDWYADLPVASPQVFGDQTDVPESADWFDAGYLIMWGSNVPVTRTPDAHYMTEARYRGQKVVVVSPDYADNTKFADEWLPAHPGTDAALAMSMGHVILKEFFVEKNTPYFTDYVKKYTDLPFLVALTERDGRLVPGKFLTAADLGGEHADTEAAVSKPVLLDADGTPVVPNGSLGHRFTASGEGKWNLDLQGVDPLLTLHGGANDVATVALPRFDTDQPGVLERGVPTRIVAGQRVTTVFDLMLAQYGVARDGLPGTWPAGYDDATEPYTPAWQQAITGVPAQAAERIAREFADNAERSKGRSMILMGAGTNHWFHSDQIYRSFLSLVMLTGCQGVNGGGWAHYVGQEKCRPVTGWGTLAFGLDWQRAPRQMQGTVFWYLATDQWRYDRFTTEPMTSPLATGTLAGRTAADNIALASRLGWMPSYPTFNRNPLDLADEAERQGKDAAQHVLDGLKSGHLQFACEDPDAPENFPRCLTVWRSNLLGSSAKGNEYFLKHLLGADNNVAASDEDGVHPQDVRWRDEAPAGKLDLLLSLDFRNTSTTLYSDIVLPAATWYEKHDLSSTDMHPFVHAFSPAISPPWETKTDFDAFHRIARGFSWLAEKHLGKRKDIVAMPLAHDSSDATAQPGGKVLDWKAGECEPIPGKTMPRLVTVERDYPALADKMAALGPLVETLGLTVKGVTTHPDAEVEYLAGVNGVSDRGVAAGRPSLAKDTHAAEAILALSGTTNGRLAVEGFEALQRRTGTELVDLAAENEGKRITFADTQSRPMPVNTSPEWSGSETGGRRYSPFTINTERLKPWHTLTGRQHFYLDHDWMDEMGEQLPTFRPPLDMTALFDEPAVGDTSGGITVRYLTPHSKWSIHSAYQDNLYMLTLSRGGQAIWMSDVDAAKIGVKDNDWIECTNRNGVVNARAIVSHRMPEGLVFMYHAQDKAVDVPRTEKTGKRGGIHNALTRIMIKPTHLIGGYAQQSFALNYHGPTGNQRDEVTTIRRRSQEVEY from the coding sequence ATGGCCGGCGACGCGTTGTTGCGGTTGTCCAAGTATTTTCACCGCGGTGAAATCTCCGGCGACCAGCGCACGATTCACAAGGTCGGCGGGCGATCGGCGGACGACTTCTATCGCGACCGCTGGGCACACGACAAGGTGGTGCGCTCCACGCACGGCGTGAACTGCACCGGTTCGTGCTCGTGGAAGATCTACGTCAAGGACGGCGTGATCACCTGGGAGTCGCAACAAACCGACTACCCGTCGATCGGCGCCGACAAGCCTGAATACGAGCCGCGCGGCTGCCCCCGCGGCGCGTCGTTCTCCTGGTACACGTATTCGCCTGCGCGCGTGCGGTATCCGTACGTACGCGGTCTGCTGCTCGACTACTACCGCGAAGCCAAAGAGCGGCTGAACGACCCGGTGCTGGCGTGGGCCGACGTCGTCGAGGACCCGGTGAAGGCCAAGGCCTACAAGTCTGCCCGCGGCCGCGGCGGCTTCGTCCGCGCGGAATGGTGGGAGGCCGCCGAGATCGCCGCGGCCGCCCACGTCTACACCGTCAAGACCTACGGACCCGACCGCGTGGCCGGGTTCTCGCCGATCCCGGCCATGTCGATGGTGAGCCATGCCGTTGGGGCGCGGTTCATTTCGCTCATGGGCGGGTCGATGCTGTCGTTCTACGACTGGTACGCCGATCTGCCGGTGGCGTCACCGCAGGTGTTCGGCGACCAGACCGACGTGCCCGAATCCGCCGACTGGTTCGACGCCGGCTACCTCATCATGTGGGGTTCGAACGTCCCCGTCACCCGCACGCCCGACGCGCACTACATGACCGAGGCGCGCTACCGCGGCCAGAAAGTCGTTGTGGTGTCGCCGGATTACGCCGACAACACCAAGTTCGCCGATGAATGGCTGCCGGCCCACCCGGGCACCGACGCCGCGCTCGCGATGTCGATGGGCCACGTCATCCTCAAGGAGTTCTTCGTCGAGAAGAACACCCCGTACTTCACCGACTACGTCAAGAAGTACACCGACCTGCCGTTCCTGGTCGCCCTGACCGAGCGTGACGGCCGGCTGGTCCCCGGAAAGTTCCTCACCGCAGCGGATCTCGGCGGCGAACACGCGGACACGGAAGCCGCGGTCTCCAAACCGGTACTGCTCGACGCCGACGGCACCCCGGTGGTGCCCAATGGGTCCCTGGGCCATCGCTTCACCGCCTCCGGTGAAGGGAAATGGAACCTGGACCTGCAGGGGGTCGACCCCCTCCTCACGCTGCACGGTGGCGCCAATGATGTCGCTACCGTTGCACTCCCTCGGTTCGACACCGACCAGCCCGGTGTGCTGGAACGTGGGGTGCCCACCAGAATCGTTGCGGGCCAGCGGGTCACCACGGTCTTCGATCTCATGCTGGCGCAGTATGGCGTGGCCCGTGACGGCCTGCCGGGCACCTGGCCGGCCGGTTACGACGACGCCACCGAGCCGTACACCCCGGCGTGGCAGCAGGCCATCACGGGCGTGCCGGCCCAAGCCGCCGAGCGTATCGCGCGTGAATTCGCCGACAACGCAGAGCGTTCCAAGGGGCGCTCGATGATCCTCATGGGTGCCGGCACCAACCACTGGTTCCATTCGGATCAGATCTACCGCTCGTTCCTTTCTCTCGTCATGCTCACCGGCTGTCAGGGCGTCAACGGCGGCGGCTGGGCGCACTACGTCGGCCAGGAGAAGTGCCGTCCGGTAACAGGCTGGGGCACATTGGCATTCGGGCTGGATTGGCAACGCGCACCGCGTCAGATGCAGGGCACCGTGTTCTGGTACCTGGCCACCGACCAGTGGCGCTACGACCGGTTCACCACCGAACCGATGACGTCGCCGCTCGCCACCGGCACGCTGGCCGGCCGGACGGCGGCCGACAACATCGCTCTCGCGAGCCGGCTGGGGTGGATGCCGAGTTATCCCACGTTCAACCGCAATCCGCTGGACCTGGCCGACGAGGCCGAGCGTCAGGGCAAAGACGCGGCGCAGCATGTGCTCGACGGCCTGAAGTCCGGGCACCTGCAGTTCGCCTGCGAGGACCCGGACGCCCCGGAGAACTTCCCGCGCTGTCTGACGGTGTGGCGGTCCAATCTGCTGGGCTCGTCGGCGAAGGGCAACGAGTACTTCCTCAAGCACCTGCTGGGCGCCGACAACAACGTAGCGGCCAGCGACGAGGACGGAGTGCACCCGCAGGACGTGCGCTGGCGCGACGAGGCGCCGGCAGGGAAGCTGGATCTGTTGCTGTCCCTGGACTTCCGCAACACCAGTACCACCTTGTACTCGGACATCGTGCTCCCGGCCGCCACGTGGTACGAGAAGCACGACCTGTCGAGCACCGACATGCACCCGTTCGTCCACGCCTTCTCGCCGGCCATCTCGCCGCCATGGGAGACCAAGACCGACTTCGACGCCTTCCACCGGATCGCCCGCGGCTTCTCGTGGTTGGCCGAGAAGCACCTGGGTAAGCGCAAGGACATCGTCGCGATGCCGCTCGCACACGACAGCTCCGACGCCACCGCCCAGCCCGGCGGAAAGGTCCTGGACTGGAAAGCCGGTGAATGCGAACCGATTCCGGGCAAGACCATGCCGCGGTTGGTGACGGTGGAACGCGACTACCCGGCGCTGGCCGACAAGATGGCCGCGCTCGGCCCGCTGGTGGAAACCCTGGGCCTGACGGTCAAGGGCGTCACCACGCACCCCGACGCCGAGGTCGAATACCTGGCCGGCGTCAACGGGGTGTCCGATCGCGGCGTCGCGGCGGGACGGCCGTCGCTGGCCAAGGACACCCACGCGGCCGAGGCCATTCTGGCGCTGTCCGGCACCACCAACGGCCGCCTGGCGGTGGAGGGCTTCGAGGCCCTGCAGCGCCGCACGGGGACCGAGCTCGTCGACCTGGCTGCCGAGAACGAAGGCAAGCGAATCACCTTCGCGGACACGCAGTCCCGCCCCATGCCGGTCAACACGTCACCTGAGTGGTCGGGTTCGGAGACCGGTGGCAGGCGCTACTCGCCGTTCACCATCAACACCGAGCGGCTCAAGCCCTGGCACACGCTCACCGGGCGCCAGCACTTCTATCTCGACCACGACTGGATGGACGAGATGGGGGAGCAGTTGCCGACGTTCCGTCCGCCGCTGGACATGACGGCACTGTTCGACGAACCGGCGGTCGGTGACACCAGCGGTGGCATCACCGTGCGTTACCTGACGCCGCACTCCAAGTGGTCAATCCACTCGGCGTACCAGGACAACCTGTACATGCTGACGCTTTCGCGTGGTGGACAGGCGATCTGGATGTCGGATGTCGACGCCGCCAAGATCGGGGTCAAGGACAACGACTGGATCGAGTGCACCAACCGCAACGGTGTGGTGAATGCCCGCGCGATCGTCAGCCACCGGATGCCCGAGGGTCTGGTCTTCATGTACCACGCCCAGGACAAGGCGGTGGACGTGCCGCGTACCGAGAAGACCGGTAAGCGTGGCGGTATCCACAACGCCCTGACCCGCATCATGATCAAGCCGACGCACTTGATCGGCGGCTATGCCCAGCAGTCCTTTGCGCTGAATTACCACGGCCCCACCGGAAATCAGCGCGACGAGGTGACGACCATCCGTCGCCGTTCGCAGGAAGTCGAGTACTGA